The genomic window CGTGCATCACTCGAGTTGGGTTTGGGGTAAAAGCCTACGCTGGCTACCACACTACCAATGAAATACTTCTGAATATCTTCAGGGCTTTCCAAATACTGAACACCCACCATCATCATCTGCCCGATTTTTTCATCGAGCGTCATCTTTGACATGATTGCCGTAACACGCTCATTGAGGGTTGGCGCATTGCCCTGACACGAAAAGCAAGACACAGAAGCTAAAAACGCAAGGAAAAGAAAACGCTGGCAGCGATATTGCATAGTGGTTTTTGTGCGGACGATTAAAAATGCCCTGAACGCTTCTTGCAAAGGCGTCATTAAAAATAGCAAAGAATTTTCTAAGTTAAAGAAACTGGATTTTTCAACGCAGAATGCAACTTGGCATTGATATTGTCGAAATCCCGCGCATCGAGACAGCGGTCGCACGATATGGTGAGAAATTTTTGCGCCGCATTTTGACAGAAAAAGAAATTCAGTACTGCTACTCCAAAGCTAATCCATTTGAGAGTATTGCCGTGCGTTTTGCTTGCAAAGAAGCGATTGCAAAAGCGCTGGGCAGCGGCATCTCCAAGAAATTTCATTGGCAATCCGTAGAAATTTTGCGCGATAAGCACGGCAAACCAAAAGTCAAACTTTGCCAAAAAGTGAAGGGACTATCAGCAAAAAAGATATCCGTCTCCATGTCGCACACCCATCACCACGCGGTTGCAATTGCTATCATCTCCCCCTAAAGCTATCATGACGCACGCTGAAAAAGTCGCCGCTGCCAGAGCATTTCTTGCTCAGAAAACTTCTGGTGTGCCTGAAGTTGCAATTGTCTTGGGCTCTGGGCTTGGCGATTTTGCCGACCACATCAGCATTCATCACACCATTGATGCCAATGATATTCCGCATTATCCTGTGCCGGGCGTGGCAGGGCATCATGGCAAAGTAATTTTAGGTAGCAGCGCAGGTAAATCGCTGGTGCTCATCAAAGGACGTGTGCACTGCTATGAAGGCTACTTGCCTGACGAGGTTACCTTTTATGTACATCTTCTTGCTGCATTAGGCACAAAAACGCTGATTCTAACCAATGCTGCTGGCGGCGTCAACTTCAATTTTGAGCCCGGCGACCTGTGCCTTATCACCGATCAGCTAAATTTCACACATGCACGACTCTCAGCTAATGCGACAACTGCCCGAAAGCGAGAAATCTATGACGCTGAACTGATTCGTCTTATCAAGAAAGTCGCACTGCAAAAAGGTATAGCCTTGCATCAGGGCGTGTATGCAGGTGTATTGGGACCGAGCTACGAAACACGCGCTGAAATCAGAATGCTGGCACGATTAGGCGCAGATGCAGTGGGAATGTCAACAGTTATAGAAGCCTGCGCCGCTGTATCGCTTGGACTGCGCGTTGCTGCAATTTCACTCATCACGAACAAAGCAGCTGGACTTGGTGCAGAGAAACTTTCTCACGATGAAGTTCAACGGATAGCAAATCAATCCAAAGAAAGATTTTCCACACTAATGTCAGCTATCATAGATGCGCTCTAAGTCAACCACTCAAGGCACTCCGAAAAAATTAAAGACAATGCGCACACCAGCACTGAACCACAAAGGCAATCGTGTTTGTCCGCCGATGCCATTGCCAATCGTGCCATCGATTTGCAAATCATCGCTAAAAAAAGTGCCGAAAGCCTACTTGATACGACACACCAGAACCGGGCACATACGGATCGCCAGAGAAAATTTCGCCCACAAGATGAAACCCACCAATCGTGCGAATCTGCGTACCAAGACCCCATGTGCTAATCAGTTCATCTCTGCTGCCAACGTGCAGGTAATTTGCTCCGATATTGCCATGAATTAAAACTGCATCACCTTCGCCGAAAGATTGCGAGACAATGAAAAACCCAAATGTACCATAGCCCGGCGGTTGCAAAACGCCACGACCATACGGCAAAAAATGTGCCAACGACCACACTCACGCCGGGCAGTGCATTGGCTTCATAGCCTTTGAAGAGAATCTTGGCTTGCACAAGCGGCAGACCAAATGCAAAGCCTTTCGTAGATTCATCAACAAACGGAAATTCCTCGAGTTCGCCGGCAACTAATCCAACCCCAAACACGCCGCCTAAAGTGAGTTCTAACCACTCCGTAGGTCCATAAGCAGCTAAAAACCACTGTTGAAGGGTCTCTTTATCCTGACGATACCACGACTCTAATTGTGCCAAGCGGTTGCCTACGACACGCGCATCATCGGTGATGAAGGGACGCACATGTTGTGTTGTACTTGAAAGCGCACTTTGCGCAAAACCTTGCGTAGATGCATCCAGCAGGAAAAGACCTAAACTTACAATTGCAGTCAAGCAAAATAGAGCACCGTCTTTCTTCAAGCCCAAAGACATCAAGATGTTGCTGTTATGTCTGTTGTCTATGACTTTTTATCCAGCTCAATGTTGCAAACAAAATTGACGTCTTCGCCGACGAGCAGACCGCCATTGTCCAGAGTTTTGTTCCACTTCAAGCCAAAGTCTGTGCGATTGATTTTGCCCACGACTTTGAAGCCGGCTTTTATGACCCCACTGGGTGATTTTGCCATGCCGTTGTAGATGACATCTAATGCAACTTCTTTTGTAACGCCATGCATCGTCAGGTCGCCAATGAGTTTGTAGTTCTTCTCATCAATTTTCTTGAAGGATTTGCTCTTGAAAGTGATTTTCGGATACTTTTCTACATCGAAGAAATCTGGGGATTTGAGGTGTCCATCGCGCTTTTCATCTTCAGTGTTGATGCTGCTGGCGTCAATAGTAAACTCAATCTCGCTGTCGACAAAGTCATCGCTTTTGGCGATAATTTTCCCATCAAAGAACTTGAATTTCCCTGCTGTTTCTGAAACCACCATATGCGAGACAGTAAAGTTGATATTTGAGTGGCTTTTGTCGATCTGCCATGTGGTTTGTGCAAGGGCATGTGAGCTGAAAACAAGAAGCGCCAGAAAGGATGCGAAGAGTTTCATGGTATTTATGGTTTAAGAGATTGCTTAGGATTTAGGATGGGTCTGCGATACGATGCATGCAAATATATGTTACAGCGCTAATTCTGCAAAACATGGTGAGCGCTAGGGAAAGCGCAGTGATGGAGAAAGCCAACGATCGAGGCGCAAGCCACGTTTGAGCAGCAAGAGCCAATTTCTAGGATTTTGTCGCAGCTCAGGGCTATGGTAAAGCGCGCGAAGTGAAAGGTGCCAGCCGTGCCACAGATCGCCATGGCGTAGGGCGGCACTGCCGATTTCAAAGTCAAAAAATGGTTGATAGTGTCGTGGAATTTTTGCGCGATAGGTCTCCAATATGCGCAGCGAGGCGTGGTAGTATCTCGGGTTTGCGGTGCTGCTGCGCCTGTGATGCTCACGCACGCGGACAGTATCGCTGTCGCAAGGTGCAATTTTTAGATCAGAGAGAAAGGCACGTAGCACCAGCTCCCAATCTTCTCGGAAACGAAAGGCGTCATCGTATTGCAAAAACTTTTCCTTTCTAAATGCAACGCCGGGTGTGCCACCGATGAGTGCAGAACACGCTAAGATACCAACGTCATCAGGCAGCACTTTGCGTGAGGTGTAAATAAGTTTCCCAGTTGTATCGACTTTTGAGCGCAAAATTGCGCAAACCATATCGGCTTGTGTGCGTTGAAAGGTGCGGAGCATAGTGGCAATATGGTCAGGAGTCCAAAGGTCATCGTGGTCAAGAAAAAAGAGATATTCAGCGCGGGCACAACTTGCGCCACGATTGCGTGAATGACAGCGTTCGAGATTGGTTTCATTGCGTAAATAGACAGCAGGAATTGGTGCAGCTTGTAAGAGTTTTTGCACAAGCTCTGGTGTCTGATCGGTAGAAGCATCATCGACTACAATGAGCTCAAGATCCTGTTCTGTTTGAGCAAAAACAGAATGCACCGCATCGGTAATAAACGCTGCGCCATTATGTGCAGCAATGATAACACTGGCTTTTGGCATAGTGTGAAAATACGAAGATGGGCTTGGTGAAAGTCAAATCGCTGTGTGAAGGCTTGAGGCGCATTGATTTTCTGCAAGTTCCTAAAAACAGTCTCATGATTTGCCATGCCTCAATGCCACAGATGCTTGACAGCGATGCCTGATGCACATGTTATATCTCTGCGGCTTGGCTATATTTACTATTTTATACAACTGTAAGCCATGTTTATTGACAGCGCAAAAATTTTCGTCAAAGCGGGCGATGGCGGTAATGGCGTAGTAAGTTTTCGGCGAGAAAAGTACGTGCCCAAAGGCGGTCCAGATGGCGGTGATGGTGGGAATGGTGGCAGTATTATTCTTCAAGCTGATCGTAACCTGAGTACACTCTTGGACTTTCGCTATAGAGCACACTACAAAGCGGAACGCGGGCGGCACGGGCAAGGGGCACGCAAGACAGGTTTGTCGGGAAAAGATGTCATCATCAAGGTGCCCTGCGGTACAATCGTCAAAGATGCGGAGACGAATCATGTACTGGGCGATTTAACACAACACGGCGAGACACTCGTTGTCGCAAAAGGTGGGCGAGGTGGACGAGGTAATCAGCATTTTGCAACGCCTACTAACCGCGCACCACGATACGCTGAACCAGGTCAAAGTGGTGAAGCACGCACCTTGATTTTGGAACTCAAACTGCTGGCGGATGTGGGACTGGTCGGTTTTCCAAATGCGGGGAAGTCAACGCTGATTTCTGTCATTAGCGCTGCAAAGCCGAAAATCGCTGATTATCCATTCACCACGCTGGAGCCAAACTTGGGCATTGTGCCGTATCGTGACTATCAGTCGTTTGTGGTGGCTGATATTCCCGGCATCATTGAAGGTGCCTCAGAAGGCAAAGGATTAGGACTGCGATTTCTCAAGCATATTGAACGCACGAAAGTCTTGGCGATTCTCATTCCGTGCACTTCGCCCGATATCAAACGCGAATATCAGATTTTAACGAATGAACTGAGGAAATTCAGCGAAGGGCTTGCAACCAAGCCCAAAGTGATTGTGATTTCCAAGATGGATCTAGCGCCTGAGGATTTTACGGTGCCGCGTTTTCGCGGTCTGAAGGTCGTGCCGATTTCTGCTGCAACAGGTGAAAACATCGAAGCACTCAAGGATGCACTTTGGGAGCACTTGCAAGCTGCTCTGCCAGAAGAAGTTTGATGCTGACCGCTGGATATGATTGAAAAAGAAGTCATTATCAAAAACAAAGCAGGACTGCACACGCGTCCAGCAGCCGCTATTGTCAAACTTGCTGCAAAATTCAAATCCGATTTTTTCATTGAAAAAGACGGTATTGAAATCAATGCAAAGTCTATCATTAGCGTGATGATGTTAGCTGCCCCAAAAGGCTCAAAATTGAAACTCAAATTCAAGGGTAGTGATGAAGTGCAAGCAGCAGAAGCGATGGTGCAACTGTTTGAAGAGGGCTTCGGCGAGGTCTGAGAGAGGATGACTAAGAAATGAAAATACTCATTGGAGGCTTTTGCTGAAAACTTTGAGCAGCGTGCATGTAAACCTTATGCCATCAACGACCTGAGCTGCATTGAAAAGTAGCGTCTGCAGCAGCAGAGACACGGTTTTTATTCAAAGTTCGTGCCGAAGTAGGTTTGCACTTTGCCAAGTAGCCAGCCATGAATTTTACCGTTGGTAGCGATAATGTTGCCAGATTTGAGATAATCGTTATCGCCTTTGAAGTCTGTAACAATACCACCTGCCTCCTTGACGATGAGCGCGCCAGCTGCGATATCCCACGCATTGAGTCCATATTCCCAGAAGCCATCGAAGCGTCCGCAAGCCGTGTAGGCAAGGTCGATTGCGGCAGAGCCGGGGCGACGAATGCCAGCTGTGCTAACTAGCACATCTTTGAAAAGCGCAAGGTAGGCATCCAGATGCTCATAGACTTTGTAGGGGAAGCCTGTCGCCAGCAGCAGCCGCTCGCTGCGAAAATTGCGTGTTACACGAATGCGACGATTGTTCAAATAAGCCCCATGCCCACGTTCGGCAGTAAAAAGCTCTTTGGTCATCGGTTGGTAAATTGCGCCGACAAGCAATTCACCTTTTTCATCAATCAAGCCAATGCTAATGCAGAAAATGGCAAGTGAGTGAATGAAATTGAGTGTGCCGTCGAGCGGGTCAATAATCCAGCGTCGCCCCGATGAGCCTTTTTCCAGTGTGCCTTCTTCGCCGACAATTTCGTCGTA from [Chlorobium] sp. 445 includes these protein-coding regions:
- the acpS gene encoding holo-[acyl-carrier-protein] synthase produces the protein MQLGIDIVEIPRIETAVARYGEKFLRRILTEKEIQYCYSKANPFESIAVRFACKEAIAKALGSGISKKFHWQSVEILRDKHGKPKVKLCQKVKGLSAKKISVSMSHTHHHAVAIAIISP
- a CDS encoding purine-nucleoside phosphorylase, with product MTHAEKVAAARAFLAQKTSGVPEVAIVLGSGLGDFADHISIHHTIDANDIPHYPVPGVAGHHGKVILGSSAGKSLVLIKGRVHCYEGYLPDEVTFYVHLLAALGTKTLILTNAAGGVNFNFEPGDLCLITDQLNFTHARLSANATTARKREIYDAELIRLIKKVALQKGIALHQGVYAGVLGPSYETRAEIRMLARLGADAVGMSTVIEACAAVSLGLRVAAISLITNKAAGLGAEKLSHDEVQRIANQSKERFSTLMSAIIDAL
- a CDS encoding glycosyl transferase family 2: MPKASVIIAAHNGAAFITDAVHSVFAQTEQDLELIVVDDASTDQTPELVQKLLQAAPIPAVYLRNETNLERCHSRNRGASCARAEYLFFLDHDDLWTPDHIATMLRTFQRTQADMVCAILRSKVDTTGKLIYTSRKVLPDDVGILACSALIGGTPGVAFRKEKFLQYDDAFRFREDWELVLRAFLSDLKIAPCDSDTVRVREHHRRSSTANPRYYHASLRILETYRAKIPRHYQPFFDFEIGSAALRHGDLWHGWHLSLRALYHSPELRQNPRNWLLLLKRGLRLDRWLSPSLRFP
- a CDS encoding GTPase ObgE; its protein translation is MFIDSAKIFVKAGDGGNGVVSFRREKYVPKGGPDGGDGGNGGSIILQADRNLSTLLDFRYRAHYKAERGRHGQGARKTGLSGKDVIIKVPCGTIVKDAETNHVLGDLTQHGETLVVAKGGRGGRGNQHFATPTNRAPRYAEPGQSGEARTLILELKLLADVGLVGFPNAGKSTLISVISAAKPKIADYPFTTLEPNLGIVPYRDYQSFVVADIPGIIEGASEGKGLGLRFLKHIERTKVLAILIPCTSPDIKREYQILTNELRKFSEGLATKPKVIVISKMDLAPEDFTVPRFRGLKVVPISAATGENIEALKDALWEHLQAALPEEV
- a CDS encoding phosphocarrier protein HPr, giving the protein MIEKEVIIKNKAGLHTRPAAAIVKLAAKFKSDFFIEKDGIEINAKSIISVMMLAAPKGSKLKLKFKGSDEVQAAEAMVQLFEEGFGEV
- a CDS encoding inositol monophosphatase: MTRELITAISAVKASGKFARKNFGQLSTAHISLKDRNDFVTKVDKESEALAAAVIRKRFPYDEIVGEEGTLEKGSSGRRWIIDPLDGTLNFIHSLAIFCISIGLIDEKGELLVGAIYQPMTKELFTAERGHGAYLNNRRIRVTRNFRSERLLLATGFPYKVYEHLDAYLALFKDVLVSTAGIRRPGSAAIDLAYTACGRFDGFWEYGLNAWDIAAGALIVKEAGGIVTDFKGDNDYLKSGNIIATNGKIHGWLLGKVQTYFGTNFE